A window of Paremcibacter congregatus contains these coding sequences:
- a CDS encoding PilZ domain-containing protein, translating to MTTSSVKKGAEKIQSIREGLSYMRAHKRRTVVWPATFYVANFEFSSTLYDISLSGIRIKLPLPLANGTEASVKIRNKVQLKARVVWHAGEFLGLQFIDDADEVRDALGDMATGLY from the coding sequence ATGACGACGTCGTCTGTGAAGAAGGGTGCTGAAAAAATTCAGAGTATCAGAGAGGGGCTGAGCTATATGCGCGCCCACAAGCGACGCACCGTGGTTTGGCCGGCGACATTCTATGTGGCTAATTTTGAATTCAGTTCTACCCTTTATGATATTTCGTTGAGCGGCATCCGGATAAAATTGCCTTTGCCGTTGGCCAATGGAACCGAGGCTTCGGTTAAAATCAGAAACAAGGTTCAACTCAAGGCACGTGTGGTTTGGCATGCAGGTGAATTTCTCGGACTGCAATTTATCGATGATGCGGATGAGGTGCGTGACGCACTGGGCGATATGGCGACCGGGCTCTATTAA
- a CDS encoding antibiotic biosynthesis monooxygenase family protein, giving the protein MNQAPKPPYYAVIFTNVRTDFEPGYAETADRMVALAAEQPGYLGFESVRENKDGISVSYWRDLESIKAWKAVSEHTAAQNAGREKWYKSYTTRIALVEREYSFEAEDTTA; this is encoded by the coding sequence ATGAATCAAGCCCCAAAACCGCCCTATTACGCCGTGATCTTCACTAATGTCCGGACAGATTTTGAACCGGGCTATGCGGAGACAGCGGATCGGATGGTGGCTCTTGCCGCCGAGCAGCCGGGCTATCTCGGCTTTGAGTCGGTGCGGGAAAACAAAGACGGGATCTCGGTCTCCTACTGGCGAGACCTGGAGAGCATCAAGGCCTGGAAAGCCGTCAGCGAACATACCGCTGCGCAAAATGCCGGCCGCGAGAAATGGTATAAAAGCTACACCACCCGCATCGCGCTGGTAGAGCGGGAGTATTCCTTCGAGGCGGAGGACACTACCGCCTAA
- a CDS encoding hydantoinase B/oxoprolinase family protein, with product MRRLCRSQILKNKKWQFWIDRGGTFTDVVAMAPDGALHSHKLLSENPEHYEDAALQGIRDFLGLGKDDPIPARRVAAVKMGTTVATNALLERKGDRTLLVITKGFRDALRIGYQNRPDLFALDVQLPELLYEKVIEVEERISAHGEIETPLKLTALKPALQDAYAMGIDAVSVVTLHGYRYPDHEQQIGALAGQVGFRQISLSHVTSPLMKLVSRGDTTVVDAYLSPILLRYRNRVQQALPGVPLYFMQSNGGLAHADHFHGKDAILSGPAGGIVGAVKTAAQSGYTRLIGFDMGGTSTDVTHYNGSYERSFDTQVAGVRMRVPMMHIHTVAAGGGSILTFDGSRFRVGPDSAGANPGPAGYRRGGPLTVTDCNILLGRIDPKSFPNVFGPTGDHPLDREIVTARFQEIADAITASGRPEPTLEEIAEGFLAIAVENMATAIKKISTQRGYDVSDYTLVSFGGAGGQHACKVADRLGMKRIFLHPLAGVLSAYGMGLADLRSLKEQAIEQPLDARNLTEVTRCIDDLERAARQDLQDQNVAKIDTLKNLQIKYAGSDSTLQVPLGTLREIQNDFEQQHRQQFGFISPEKILIVEAVTVEAYGGGGTVTPAAKQPPDRSQTAARQQIHLDGRIKDCPRWHRDQLAPGAPVSGPAVILEDHGTNLVEPGWQARIDEQNNLILERITPIERRAAIGTEADPVMLEIFNNLFMSIAEQMGAVLEKVAHSVNMKERLDFSCALFDSAGNLVANAPHMPVHLGSMGASVKAVIAANRGEMRRGDCYLLNDPYHGGTHLPDMTVVTPYFDADKEQAPLFYLATRGHHADIGGITPGSMPPLSRHIDEEGILFDNFHLTHNGEFQETALRQKLRSGRWPARNPDQNIADLKAQIAANEKGARELDRMIREFTLPVVRAYMTHVQDNAEEAVRRVIEVLRDGSYDYPLDNGAHIRVRITINATARTARVDFTGTSAQLDSNFNAPLAVCRAAVLYVFRCLVEDDIPLNEGCLKPIEIIVPKGSMLNPLPPAAVVAGNVEPSQSVVNALFLALDVMAAAQGTMNNLTFGDDEFQYYETLAGGMGATHDNDGASAVQSHMTNSRLTDPEVLEWRYPVTLETFEIRHGSGGHGQHRGGDGVIRHIRFNHPMTAAIIANHRRVPPAGLDGGEDGLCGVNKVMRTNGTEEMLASAAETQMQPGDVLIIETPGGGGCGTAQKEAE from the coding sequence ATGAGGCGTCTCTGTCGGAGCCAAATCTTGAAAAATAAAAAATGGCAGTTCTGGATTGATCGCGGCGGGACCTTCACCGATGTGGTGGCGATGGCGCCGGATGGCGCGCTGCATAGCCATAAACTTCTGTCGGAAAATCCCGAGCACTATGAAGACGCCGCCCTGCAGGGCATCCGAGACTTTCTCGGGCTCGGCAAGGATGATCCCATTCCGGCACGTCGCGTCGCCGCCGTCAAGATGGGCACCACCGTCGCCACCAACGCCCTGCTGGAGCGCAAGGGCGACCGCACCCTGCTGGTAATCACCAAAGGCTTCCGCGACGCCCTGCGCATCGGCTATCAGAACCGGCCTGACCTTTTCGCCCTCGATGTGCAACTGCCGGAATTGCTTTATGAAAAAGTCATCGAGGTCGAGGAACGGATCAGCGCCCACGGGGAAATTGAGACCCCCCTGAAGCTCACCGCCCTAAAGCCTGCACTGCAAGACGCGTACGCCATGGGCATTGATGCGGTTTCCGTTGTCACCCTGCATGGTTACCGCTATCCGGATCATGAGCAACAGATCGGCGCCCTCGCCGGGCAGGTCGGCTTTCGACAAATTTCCCTCAGCCATGTGACCAGCCCCCTGATGAAGCTGGTCAGCCGCGGCGACACCACCGTGGTCGACGCCTATCTCAGCCCGATCCTGCTGCGCTACCGCAACCGGGTGCAGCAGGCCTTGCCCGGCGTGCCGCTCTATTTCATGCAATCCAACGGCGGGCTCGCCCATGCGGATCACTTCCACGGCAAGGACGCCATCCTCTCCGGTCCGGCGGGCGGTATCGTTGGCGCAGTCAAGACGGCGGCCCAGTCCGGTTATACCCGTCTGATCGGTTTTGACATGGGCGGCACCAGCACCGACGTCACCCATTATAACGGCAGCTATGAACGCAGTTTCGACACCCAGGTCGCCGGGGTGCGCATGCGGGTGCCGATGATGCATATCCACACGGTGGCCGCCGGAGGCGGTTCGATCCTCACCTTTGACGGCAGCCGCTTTCGCGTCGGCCCCGACAGCGCCGGAGCCAATCCTGGTCCCGCCGGATATCGCCGCGGCGGCCCGTTGACCGTCACCGACTGTAATATCCTGCTGGGTCGTATTGATCCCAAGAGCTTTCCCAACGTCTTCGGCCCTACGGGAGATCACCCCCTCGACCGGGAGATTGTCACCGCCAGATTTCAGGAAATCGCCGACGCGATCACCGCCAGTGGCCGCCCAGAGCCCACTCTCGAGGAGATTGCCGAGGGCTTTCTCGCCATTGCGGTCGAGAACATGGCCACCGCGATCAAGAAAATATCCACCCAGCGCGGCTATGACGTCAGCGACTATACCCTGGTCAGCTTTGGCGGCGCCGGCGGGCAACATGCCTGCAAGGTCGCCGACCGGCTCGGCATGAAACGTATCTTCCTGCATCCCCTCGCCGGGGTATTGTCGGCTTACGGCATGGGGCTCGCCGACCTGCGTAGCCTGAAGGAACAGGCCATCGAACAGCCGCTTGACGCCCGAAACCTCACCGAAGTCACCAGATGTATCGACGATCTTGAGAGGGCCGCGCGACAGGATCTGCAAGACCAGAATGTCGCCAAAATCGACACTCTCAAAAACCTGCAGATCAAATATGCCGGCAGCGACAGCACATTACAGGTGCCGCTCGGCACACTGAGGGAAATTCAGAATGATTTCGAGCAGCAGCATCGCCAGCAGTTCGGCTTTATCTCGCCCGAGAAAATCCTGATCGTCGAAGCGGTCACCGTCGAGGCATACGGTGGCGGCGGCACCGTCACACCCGCTGCAAAACAACCCCCGGACAGATCCCAGACCGCCGCCCGACAGCAGATCCATCTTGACGGCCGGATAAAAGACTGCCCCAGATGGCATCGCGATCAACTGGCCCCCGGCGCGCCCGTCTCTGGCCCGGCGGTGATTTTGGAGGATCATGGCACCAACCTGGTGGAGCCCGGTTGGCAGGCGCGGATTGATGAGCAGAATAACCTGATCCTCGAGCGCATCACTCCGATCGAACGCCGCGCCGCCATCGGCACCGAGGCCGATCCGGTGATGCTGGAGATTTTCAATAACCTGTTCATGTCCATCGCCGAACAGATGGGGGCAGTGCTGGAAAAGGTCGCCCATTCGGTCAATATGAAGGAACGGCTCGATTTTTCCTGCGCCCTGTTTGACAGCGCGGGCAATCTGGTGGCCAACGCCCCGCATATGCCCGTGCATCTCGGCAGTATGGGGGCCAGCGTCAAAGCCGTCATCGCCGCCAACCGGGGCGAGATGCGGCGCGGCGATTGTTACCTGCTCAATGATCCTTATCACGGCGGCACCCATCTGCCCGACATGACCGTGGTCACCCCCTATTTCGATGCGGATAAGGAGCAAGCACCGCTATTCTACCTCGCCACCCGCGGCCATCATGCGGATATCGGCGGCATCACCCCCGGTTCCATGCCGCCCCTATCGCGCCATATCGACGAGGAAGGCATTTTGTTTGATAATTTCCACCTTACCCATAATGGGGAATTTCAGGAAACCGCCCTGCGCCAGAAACTCCGCTCCGGTCGCTGGCCCGCCCGCAACCCGGATCAGAATATCGCCGATCTCAAGGCCCAGATCGCCGCCAATGAAAAGGGCGCGCGTGAGCTCGACCGGATGATCCGTGAATTCACCCTGCCGGTGGTGCGCGCCTATATGACGCATGTGCAGGATAACGCCGAGGAAGCCGTGCGCCGGGTAATCGAGGTCTTGCGTGACGGGTCGTATGACTATCCGCTGGATAACGGCGCCCATATTCGGGTCAGGATCACCATCAATGCCACCGCCCGTACAGCCCGCGTCGACTTCACCGGCACCAGCGCCCAGCTCGACAGCAATTTCAACGCCCCGCTGGCGGTCTGCCGCGCGGCGGTGCTCTATGTCTTCCGTTGTCTGGTAGAGGATGATATCCCCCTCAACGAAGGCTGCCTGAAACCGATCGAAATTATTGTGCCTAAAGGCTCAATGCTCAACCCCCTGCCCCCCGCCGCCGTGGTCGCGGGCAATGTCGAGCCGTCCCAGTCGGTGGTCAACGCTTTGTTTCTCGCCCTTGACGTCATGGCGGCGGCCCAGGGCACTATGAATAACCTGACCTTTGGCGATGATGAGTTTCAATATTACGAAACCCTCGCCGGCGGCATGGGTGCCACCCATGACAATGACGGGGCGAGCGCCGTCCAGTCCCATATGACCAACAGCCGCCTCACCGACCCGGAAGTGCTGGAATGGCGTTATCCGGTGACTTTGGAGACTTTCGAAATCCGCCACGGCAGTGGTGGACACGGCCAGCATCGCGGCGGTGACGGCGTGATCCGCCATATCCGCTTCAATCATCCGATGACGGCGGCGATCATCGCCAACCATCGCCGGGTTCCACCGGCAGGACTTGACGGCGGAGAAGATGGTCTTTGCGGCGTCAACAAAGTCATGCGCACAAACGGAACAGAAGAAATGCTCGCCTCTGCAGCAGAAACGCAAATGCAACCCGGTGATGTTCTGATTATCGAAACCCCCGGTGGCGGTGGTTGCGGAACGGCACAAAAAGAGGCAGAATAA
- a CDS encoding DMT family transporter: protein MPIHHILFGFLVSIAWGVNFVAMKIGLNHLSPFLFIALRFAIVLMLMAPWLRVMQGKMWLLLWIGLCLGGVHFAFAIMGLQLAENITSIVVIVQMHVPITLIMAHIFLQERLSYWRGSGIVIAFMGVLLITFDPAIANERLAILVIFGATLFYSTGSVLLRRLKDVGVFNTQAWTAVFGLPILLSLTFMTEADQMTQLMAMNQEGWMAVFYTAVVSSIIGYGGMNFLVKRHPVTLIAPIFLSVPIFATMAAVIAFDEILTPRFLMGASLTLLGLSVIHLRDWWKKRQLVEELLP, encoded by the coding sequence ATGCCCATACATCATATTTTATTTGGCTTTCTGGTATCCATCGCCTGGGGCGTTAATTTCGTCGCCATGAAGATCGGGCTTAATCATCTGTCACCATTTCTTTTTATCGCGTTGCGTTTCGCCATTGTCCTGATGTTGATGGCGCCGTGGTTGCGGGTCATGCAGGGTAAGATGTGGCTGTTGCTGTGGATCGGACTGTGCCTTGGCGGGGTGCATTTCGCCTTTGCCATCATGGGGTTGCAGTTGGCGGAAAATATTACCTCAATCGTGGTGATTGTTCAGATGCATGTGCCGATCACGTTGATTATGGCGCATATTTTTCTGCAGGAAAGGCTCAGTTACTGGCGCGGCAGCGGGATTGTCATTGCCTTTATGGGGGTATTGCTGATCACCTTCGACCCGGCAATCGCCAATGAGCGTTTGGCGATTTTGGTGATTTTTGGCGCGACTTTATTTTATTCCACCGGGTCAGTGCTGTTGCGGCGTTTGAAAGATGTCGGGGTCTTTAATACCCAGGCCTGGACAGCGGTTTTCGGTTTGCCTATTCTTTTGAGTCTGACATTTATGACAGAGGCGGACCAAATGACGCAATTGATGGCGATGAACCAGGAAGGCTGGATGGCGGTTTTCTATACCGCCGTGGTGTCGTCGATCATCGGCTATGGCGGCATGAATTTTCTGGTGAAGCGTCACCCGGTGACCCTGATTGCGCCGATATTCCTCAGCGTGCCAATTTTCGCGACCATGGCGGCGGTCATCGCCTTTGATGAGATATTGACGCCGCGCTTTCTCATGGGAGCCAGCTTGACTCTATTGGGGCTTTCGGTGATTCATTTGCGGGACTGGTGGAAGAAACGTCAACTGGTGGAGGAGTTATTGCCGTGA
- a CDS encoding N-acetylmuramoyl-L-alanine amidase, producing the protein MILHPSPNFNDRPANAQGRARYLVLHYTGMASGGEALARLSDPKAQVSAHYLIEEDGRLFKLVEEDKRAWHAGVSSWEGEPDINGHSIGIELVNPGHDSPGYIGDYRPFPERQMAALIPLCQDIIARHDIKPWHVLGHSDVAPGRKIDPGELFDWPRLAKAGVGLWPDEGSVTGQWEKAATMQKMLRRYGYGVEVTGGWDQQTSDVVAAFHRHFRPRDHTASADEKTEALLSALLQLKEADY; encoded by the coding sequence GTGATTCTCCACCCGTCACCCAACTTCAACGATCGCCCGGCAAACGCCCAAGGGCGCGCCCGTTATCTGGTCCTGCATTATACCGGCATGGCCAGTGGCGGAGAAGCTTTGGCGCGGCTTTCTGATCCTAAGGCGCAGGTTAGCGCGCATTATCTGATCGAAGAAGACGGGCGGCTGTTCAAGCTGGTGGAGGAAGACAAGAGAGCCTGGCACGCGGGCGTATCAAGCTGGGAGGGAGAGCCGGACATCAACGGCCATTCCATTGGCATAGAATTGGTTAACCCCGGGCATGACAGTCCGGGCTATATTGGCGATTACCGACCCTTTCCCGAACGGCAAATGGCGGCGTTGATCCCGCTCTGTCAGGACATCATTGCCCGTCATGATATAAAGCCCTGGCATGTATTGGGGCATTCGGATGTTGCACCGGGACGCAAGATTGACCCGGGAGAACTGTTTGACTGGCCGCGTCTGGCTAAGGCGGGGGTTGGTCTGTGGCCGGATGAGGGGAGCGTTACGGGTCAGTGGGAAAAGGCGGCAACCATGCAGAAGATGTTGCGGCGTTATGGGTACGGCGTTGAAGTGACAGGAGGCTGGGATCAGCAGACATCGGATGTTGTCGCGGCGTTCCATCGCCATTTCAGACCACGCGATCATACCGCGTCGGCTGATGAGAAGACAGAGGCGTTGCTGTCGGCGTTATTGCAGCTAAAAGAGGCGGATTATTAG
- a CDS encoding metal-dependent hydrolase family protein, with protein sequence MTYKQKLISGLLGATFGLGLFTPATLAEEAKKDNWTLIHAGTLLADARKKPTTEQTILIKNDKIVDIKAGYLATAEGVTDPKIIDLKDQFVMAGMIDSHTHITGELSPRGRLDAVTMTESDYVLEGAVYARRVLNAGFTTIRNVGGPREAVFALRDGIQKGLTLGPRIVAGGLTISPTGGHGDHNGYRPDVFGDPDSGICDGADACRHAVRDQIKYGADMIKYVATGGVLSKIATGTGQQFTDVEQAAIVESAHAMGRKVAAHAHGKGGIEAALRAGVDSIEHGTYLDKDTIKLFKKTGAYLVPTVLAGVTVAEIAENKPGFFIPAVADKAKRVGPRMLDMLKRAYEGGVKIAFGTDSGVSKHGINGRELELMVEAGMPEQAVLVAATVNAAELADRADQIGTLEKGKSADIIAAAGNPLENILTLRTPSFVMAQGRIAVE encoded by the coding sequence ATGACCTATAAGCAGAAACTCATCTCGGGCCTTCTCGGCGCGACATTCGGCCTTGGCCTTTTCACCCCGGCGACGCTGGCGGAAGAGGCGAAAAAAGATAACTGGACTCTGATTCATGCGGGCACCCTGCTCGCCGACGCCCGGAAAAAGCCCACGACAGAGCAAACAATACTGATCAAAAATGACAAGATCGTTGATATCAAGGCCGGTTATCTGGCCACAGCGGAAGGCGTCACAGACCCGAAAATCATTGACCTGAAAGATCAGTTCGTCATGGCCGGCATGATCGACAGCCATACCCACATCACCGGTGAATTGAGCCCCCGGGGCCGCCTTGACGCCGTCACGATGACAGAATCAGACTATGTTCTGGAAGGCGCGGTTTATGCCCGCCGGGTGCTGAACGCCGGCTTCACGACCATACGCAATGTCGGCGGCCCCCGTGAAGCGGTTTTCGCCTTACGGGACGGCATCCAGAAAGGTCTCACTCTGGGTCCCCGCATCGTCGCGGGGGGATTGACCATTTCCCCCACCGGCGGACATGGCGATCATAACGGCTACCGTCCGGATGTTTTTGGCGACCCCGATAGTGGCATCTGCGACGGCGCCGATGCTTGCCGCCACGCGGTACGCGATCAAATTAAATACGGCGCCGATATGATTAAATATGTCGCCACCGGCGGGGTTCTGAGCAAAATCGCCACCGGCACCGGACAGCAGTTCACCGATGTGGAACAGGCCGCCATTGTAGAAAGCGCCCACGCCATGGGCCGCAAGGTTGCCGCTCATGCCCACGGTAAGGGCGGGATCGAGGCCGCCTTGCGCGCCGGCGTCGACAGCATCGAACATGGCACCTATCTCGATAAGGACACCATCAAACTGTTCAAGAAAACCGGCGCTTATCTGGTGCCGACAGTTCTCGCCGGTGTGACGGTCGCAGAAATTGCCGAAAACAAACCGGGCTTCTTCATTCCGGCGGTCGCCGACAAGGCCAAACGGGTCGGCCCGCGCATGCTGGACATGCTAAAACGCGCCTATGAAGGCGGGGTCAAAATCGCCTTTGGCACCGACAGCGGGGTCAGCAAACATGGCATCAATGGCCGAGAACTGGAACTCATGGTCGAAGCCGGCATGCCGGAACAGGCTGTTCTTGTCGCTGCCACCGTCAACGCGGCGGAACTCGCCGACCGCGCGGATCAGATTGGTACATTGGAAAAGGGCAAGTCAGCCGATATTATAGCGGCCGCCGGCAATCCGCTTGAAAATATTTTAACCCTGCGCACCCCGAGCTTCGTCATGGCGCAAGGCCGGATCGCTGTGGAATGA
- a CDS encoding TerB family tellurite resistance protein: protein MSIWSSIIGGAAGGAILGGPLGALLGAVAGHYIGKKLNEGTGGGTEQVTFTIGVIVLSAKMAKADGHVSREEIDAFKQAFKVPEGEMKNVARVFNMAKKDATGFEPYAGQLAKLFHDKPAMLEELLSILFYIAKADQVVHPAELDFLEKVSAIFGFSAAEFDRIRAENLGPDKADPYTILGVTRESSDKDIKSAYRKLIKEHHPDLLASQGLPKEFVEVANEKLSVINVAYDRIAKERGLK from the coding sequence ATGTCGATTTGGTCTTCGATTATTGGGGGAGCGGCCGGTGGTGCGATTTTAGGGGGGCCACTGGGAGCGTTACTGGGGGCGGTTGCCGGTCATTATATCGGTAAGAAGTTGAACGAAGGCACCGGCGGCGGCACCGAACAGGTGACCTTTACCATTGGTGTTATTGTCTTGAGCGCCAAAATGGCGAAAGCCGATGGTCATGTCAGCCGGGAGGAAATAGACGCCTTTAAACAGGCCTTCAAGGTACCCGAGGGTGAAATGAAGAATGTAGCCCGGGTGTTCAATATGGCGAAAAAGGACGCCACGGGGTTCGAGCCTTATGCGGGACAGCTGGCGAAACTGTTTCACGATAAGCCGGCGATGTTGGAAGAACTGCTGTCGATCCTGTTTTATATCGCCAAAGCCGATCAGGTGGTGCATCCGGCGGAACTTGATTTTCTCGAGAAAGTATCGGCCATCTTCGGTTTTTCTGCAGCGGAATTTGACCGTATCAGGGCGGAAAACCTGGGGCCGGACAAGGCGGATCCCTATACCATTCTCGGTGTCACACGGGAGTCCAGTGATAAAGACATCAAGTCGGCTTACCGCAAACTGATCAAGGAACATCATCCGGACCTGCTCGCCTCTCAAGGGTTGCCCAAGGAATTTGTCGAAGTTGCCAACGAGAAACTGTCGGTGATCAATGTTGCTTATGACCGGATCGCGAAAGAGCGCGGCCTGAAATAA
- a CDS encoding transglycosylase SLT domain-containing protein has protein sequence MTYQKPILLLSFILLASCSTTPPRNITNSCDIFQEKSGWYKAMKRVQKRYGTPIHVQLAIMRQESSFKHNARTERTHILWVIPWGRKSTAYGYAQVKDGTWDWYKQKTGNRGADRDDFNDAADFIGWYTTVSQKTLGISKWDAENQYLAYHEGHGGFKRKTYRKKAWLMKVAKKVKRNSLQYAAQLKKCENDLDRGFWLWPF, from the coding sequence ATGACATATCAAAAACCCATTTTGCTGCTGAGCTTTATCCTTTTGGCCTCCTGCTCAACCACGCCGCCGCGCAATATCACCAATAGCTGTGATATTTTTCAGGAGAAGAGCGGTTGGTACAAGGCGATGAAGCGGGTGCAGAAACGCTACGGCACGCCGATTCATGTACAGTTGGCGATCATGCGGCAGGAATCGAGCTTCAAGCACAATGCCCGCACCGAACGGACGCATATCTTGTGGGTTATTCCCTGGGGACGCAAATCGACGGCTTACGGTTACGCTCAGGTGAAGGATGGGACCTGGGATTGGTACAAACAGAAAACCGGCAACCGCGGCGCAGACCGGGATGATTTTAATGATGCGGCGGATTTCATCGGCTGGTACACGACAGTCAGTCAGAAGACGCTGGGCATTTCAAAATGGGATGCTGAAAATCAATATCTCGCCTATCATGAAGGCCACGGCGGTTTTAAACGCAAGACATATCGCAAAAAGGCTTGGCTTATGAAGGTGGCGAAGAAGGTCAAGCGCAACAGCCTGCAATATGCCGCCCAACTGAAAAAATGTGAAAATGACCTGGATCGCGGTTTCTGGCTCTGGCCGTTTTAG